In Accipiter gentilis chromosome 21, bAccGen1.1, whole genome shotgun sequence, one DNA window encodes the following:
- the RIOK2 gene encoding serine/threonine-protein kinase RIO2 isoform X1 — protein sequence MGKLNVLMLRYLSREHFRVLTAVEMGMKNHEIVPASLIASIASLKHGGCNKVLRELVKHKLLAYERTKTVQGYRLTNAGYDYLALKTLSSRQVINSVGNQMGVGKESDIYIVANEEEQQFALKLHRLGRTSFRSLKNKRDYHKHRHKMSWLYLSRLAAMKEFAYMKALHDRKFPVPKPVDYNRHAVVMELIDGYPLCQVSQMEDPSSVYSELMDLIVKLANHGLIHADFNEFNLILDNDDHVTMIDFPQMISTSHANAEWYFDRDVNCIKEFFKKRFNYESELFPTFKDIRRECSLDREIAASGYTKEMQEGGELLYPPTSDEDDSTTKVSEFVEDAENKLNFSSKDKENNAGFMYEVGDFSESRPSHNFMYSNEEADTTESSENTQRLNMSKLSSALEKVEAQAMLWNSGEDAESSAIAFFEGKSITENAGEVKNQTGQARCCNDKENEDKCPDLVDLSTLKEKLGHYRDEESIVHIAEHRTRTKSITSDRSVGSCSTIPAELVKQKIKRQLTKHQKSALRQQLRKGEANIYTKQRRENMHNIKSSLDAASFWG from the exons ATGGGGAAGCTGAACGTGTTGATGCTTCGGTACCTCTCCAGGGAGCACTTCAGGGTCCTGACAGCG GTGGAAATGGGCATGAAGAACCATGAAATAGTCCCTGCTAGCTTAATTGCTTCCATTGCCAGCCTTAAACATGGTGGCTGTAATAAAGTTTTGAGAGAGTTGGTGAAGCACAAACTTCTAGCTTATGAACGAACTAAAA CTGTCCAGGGTTATCGGTTAACTAATGCAGGATATGATTACCTTGCATTGAAAACTCTGTCTTCTCGACAAGTCATAAATTCTGTTGGAAACCAGATGGGTGTTGGCAAAGAATCAG ATATTTATATTGTTGCAAATGAAGAGGAGCAACAGTTTGCATTGAAGTTACATAGGCTTGGAAGAACTTCCTTTCGCAGTCTGAAAAATAAACGTGATTACCACAAGCACAGACATAAAATGTCATGGCTGTATTTATCCCGGTTAGCAGCAATGAAGGAATTTGCCTATATGAAG GCTCTGCATGACAGAAAATTTCCTGTTCCAAAACCTGTGGACTACAACAGGCATGCAGTTGTCATGGAACTTATTGATGGCTATCCTTT GTGCCAGGTGAGCCAAATGGAAGATCCTTCTTCTGTCTACAGTGAATTAATGGATCTGATTGTAAAACTTGCCAATCATGGTTTGATTCATGCTGATTTCAATGAATTTAATCTCATATTGGATAATGATGACCATGTCACTATGATTGATTTCCCTCAGATGATATCAACATCACATGCAAATGCTGAATG gTATTTTGACAGAGATGTTAACTGTATTAAGGAGTTCTTTAAGAAACGCTTCAACTATGAGAGTGAGCTCTTCCCAACGTTCAAAGACATCAG GAGAGAGTGTTCTCTTGATAGAGAGATTGCTGCCAGTGGCTatacaaaagaaatgcaggaagGTGGTGAACTGCTTTACCCTCCAACTTCTGATGAGGATGATAGTACAACAAAGGTATCAGAATTTGTAGAAGATGCTGAGAATAAGCTCAACTTCTCCAGCAAAGATAAAGAAAACAATGCAGGCTTCATGTATGAAGTGGGTGATTTCTCTGAAAGCAGACCCTCTCACAACTTTATGTATAGCAATGAAGAGGCTGATACAACTGAAAGTAGTGAAAATACACAAAGGCTGAATATGTCAAAGCTGAGTTCAGCCTTAGAAAAAGTTGAAGCTCAAGCTATGCTTTGGAACTCTGGTGAAGATGCAGAGAGTTCTGCGATTGCTTTTTTTGAGGGCAAAAGCATAACTGAAAATGCTGGTGAAGTCAAAAATCAGACAGGTCAAGCACGGTGCTGTAATGATAAGGAGAATGAAGACAAATGCCCTGATCTGGTTGACTTGTCAACTTTAAAGGAGAAACTCGGGCATTACAG AGATGAAGAGAGTATCGTTCATATTGCTGAGCACAGAACAAGGACTAAAAGTATCACATCGGACAGAAGTGTTGGGAGCTGTTCAACCATTCCAGCG gaACTGGTGAAACAGAAGATAAAACGTCAACTGACCAAACATCAAAAGTCTGCTCTGAGGCAACAGCTGCGAAAAGGAGAGGCAAATATTTATACCAAACAACGTCGAGAAAATATGCACAACATTAAGTCAAGCTTGGATGCAGCTAGTTTCTGGGGATAA
- the RIOK2 gene encoding serine/threonine-protein kinase RIO2 isoform X2: protein MGMKNHEIVPASLIASIASLKHGGCNKVLRELVKHKLLAYERTKTVQGYRLTNAGYDYLALKTLSSRQVINSVGNQMGVGKESDIYIVANEEEQQFALKLHRLGRTSFRSLKNKRDYHKHRHKMSWLYLSRLAAMKEFAYMKALHDRKFPVPKPVDYNRHAVVMELIDGYPLCQVSQMEDPSSVYSELMDLIVKLANHGLIHADFNEFNLILDNDDHVTMIDFPQMISTSHANAEWYFDRDVNCIKEFFKKRFNYESELFPTFKDIRRECSLDREIAASGYTKEMQEGGELLYPPTSDEDDSTTKVSEFVEDAENKLNFSSKDKENNAGFMYEVGDFSESRPSHNFMYSNEEADTTESSENTQRLNMSKLSSALEKVEAQAMLWNSGEDAESSAIAFFEGKSITENAGEVKNQTGQARCCNDKENEDKCPDLVDLSTLKEKLGHYRDEESIVHIAEHRTRTKSITSDRSVGSCSTIPAELVKQKIKRQLTKHQKSALRQQLRKGEANIYTKQRRENMHNIKSSLDAASFWG, encoded by the exons ATGGGCATGAAGAACCATGAAATAGTCCCTGCTAGCTTAATTGCTTCCATTGCCAGCCTTAAACATGGTGGCTGTAATAAAGTTTTGAGAGAGTTGGTGAAGCACAAACTTCTAGCTTATGAACGAACTAAAA CTGTCCAGGGTTATCGGTTAACTAATGCAGGATATGATTACCTTGCATTGAAAACTCTGTCTTCTCGACAAGTCATAAATTCTGTTGGAAACCAGATGGGTGTTGGCAAAGAATCAG ATATTTATATTGTTGCAAATGAAGAGGAGCAACAGTTTGCATTGAAGTTACATAGGCTTGGAAGAACTTCCTTTCGCAGTCTGAAAAATAAACGTGATTACCACAAGCACAGACATAAAATGTCATGGCTGTATTTATCCCGGTTAGCAGCAATGAAGGAATTTGCCTATATGAAG GCTCTGCATGACAGAAAATTTCCTGTTCCAAAACCTGTGGACTACAACAGGCATGCAGTTGTCATGGAACTTATTGATGGCTATCCTTT GTGCCAGGTGAGCCAAATGGAAGATCCTTCTTCTGTCTACAGTGAATTAATGGATCTGATTGTAAAACTTGCCAATCATGGTTTGATTCATGCTGATTTCAATGAATTTAATCTCATATTGGATAATGATGACCATGTCACTATGATTGATTTCCCTCAGATGATATCAACATCACATGCAAATGCTGAATG gTATTTTGACAGAGATGTTAACTGTATTAAGGAGTTCTTTAAGAAACGCTTCAACTATGAGAGTGAGCTCTTCCCAACGTTCAAAGACATCAG GAGAGAGTGTTCTCTTGATAGAGAGATTGCTGCCAGTGGCTatacaaaagaaatgcaggaagGTGGTGAACTGCTTTACCCTCCAACTTCTGATGAGGATGATAGTACAACAAAGGTATCAGAATTTGTAGAAGATGCTGAGAATAAGCTCAACTTCTCCAGCAAAGATAAAGAAAACAATGCAGGCTTCATGTATGAAGTGGGTGATTTCTCTGAAAGCAGACCCTCTCACAACTTTATGTATAGCAATGAAGAGGCTGATACAACTGAAAGTAGTGAAAATACACAAAGGCTGAATATGTCAAAGCTGAGTTCAGCCTTAGAAAAAGTTGAAGCTCAAGCTATGCTTTGGAACTCTGGTGAAGATGCAGAGAGTTCTGCGATTGCTTTTTTTGAGGGCAAAAGCATAACTGAAAATGCTGGTGAAGTCAAAAATCAGACAGGTCAAGCACGGTGCTGTAATGATAAGGAGAATGAAGACAAATGCCCTGATCTGGTTGACTTGTCAACTTTAAAGGAGAAACTCGGGCATTACAG AGATGAAGAGAGTATCGTTCATATTGCTGAGCACAGAACAAGGACTAAAAGTATCACATCGGACAGAAGTGTTGGGAGCTGTTCAACCATTCCAGCG gaACTGGTGAAACAGAAGATAAAACGTCAACTGACCAAACATCAAAAGTCTGCTCTGAGGCAACAGCTGCGAAAAGGAGAGGCAAATATTTATACCAAACAACGTCGAGAAAATATGCACAACATTAAGTCAAGCTTGGATGCAGCTAGTTTCTGGGGATAA